In the genome of Girardinichthys multiradiatus isolate DD_20200921_A chromosome 7, DD_fGirMul_XY1, whole genome shotgun sequence, one region contains:
- the LOC124871511 gene encoding gamma-crystallin M3-like, whose translation MSTTDMSMGKIIFYEDRNFQGRHYECMSDCADMSSYLSRCHSCRVESGCFMVYDRPNYMGNQYFMRRGEYADYMSMFGWSGGIRSCRMIPVYRGSYRMRIYERENFGGQMYEMMDDCDSIVDRYRMSDCMSCHVMDGHWLMYEQPHYRGRMMYLRPGEYRSFRDMGYGGMRFMSMKRIMDMC comes from the exons ATGTCCACCACTGACATGAGCATGGGCAAG ATCATCTTCTACGAGGACAGGAACTTCCAGGGTCGCCACTATGAGTGCATGAGCGACTGTGCTGACATGTCTTCCTACCTGAGCAGGTGTCACTCCTGCAGGGTGGAGAGTGGCTGTTTCATGGTCTACGACCGCCCCAACTACATGGGAAACCAGTACTTCATGAGAAGGGGCGAGTATGCTGACTACATGAGTATGTTCGGCTGGAGTGGTGGAATCAGGTCTTGCCGTATGATTCCCGTG TATAGGGGATCCTACAGGATGAGGATCTATGAGAGGGAGAACTTTGGTGGTCAAATGTATGAGATGATGGACGACTGTGACTCCATCGTGGACCGCTACCGCATGTCTGACTGCATGTCCTGCCACGTGATGGACGGTCACTGGCTGATGTATGAGCAGCCCCACTATAGAGGCAGGATGATgtacctgaggcctggagagtACAGGAGCTTCAGGGACATGGGATATGGAGGCATGAGGTTCATGAGCATGAAGAGGATCATGGACATGTGctag